The following proteins are encoded in a genomic region of Planctomycetaceae bacterium:
- the fabF gene encoding beta-ketoacyl-ACP synthase II, giving the protein MKRRVVVTGIGCVTPIGTTIDTMWEALKNGVSGVGPITHFDASSFPTKFAAEVRDFDFEASVDDPSRFADAGRNIRFAIGAASQAVADSGIMEAANFDPTQFGVYLGAGEGQQDFMQFMNLVAGSQNNGEVDLRKFTLDFLESMNPRFELELEPNMPAAHLASLFNAQGPNLNCLTACAASSQAIGEATEIIRRGEADVMLSGGAHSMIHPFGVTGFNLLTALSENNAAPEKASRPFDLNRDGFVLGEGAGMVILEELEHAKSRGAEIYGEIRGYGSTADAYRITDIHPEGRGAISCIRMALRDAEVNPEEVGYVNAHGTSTKVNDLVETMAIKGGLGEHARKTPVSSIKSMMGHLIAAAGSVEAITCLLAIRDGVLPPTINYETPDPECDLDYIPNQARESRIRVALSNSFGFGGQNVSLIVSSFRT; this is encoded by the coding sequence ATGAAGCGTCGAGTCGTTGTCACCGGAATTGGTTGTGTCACGCCCATCGGCACGACCATAGACACGATGTGGGAGGCCCTGAAGAACGGCGTTAGCGGCGTTGGTCCGATTACTCACTTCGACGCGTCAAGTTTCCCCACGAAATTTGCCGCTGAAGTTCGCGATTTCGACTTCGAAGCCAGTGTCGATGACCCTTCCCGGTTTGCCGACGCCGGCAGAAATATCCGGTTTGCCATCGGAGCTGCCTCGCAGGCGGTCGCGGATTCCGGAATCATGGAGGCCGCCAACTTCGATCCGACTCAGTTCGGCGTGTATCTGGGTGCCGGCGAAGGGCAGCAGGATTTCATGCAGTTCATGAATCTGGTTGCCGGGTCCCAGAATAATGGCGAGGTCGACCTCAGGAAGTTCACGCTGGATTTTCTGGAATCGATGAACCCGCGGTTCGAACTGGAGCTCGAACCGAATATGCCGGCTGCTCACCTGGCAAGCCTGTTCAATGCTCAGGGACCGAACCTTAACTGTCTGACCGCCTGTGCGGCGTCCAGCCAGGCGATCGGAGAAGCCACCGAGATCATCCGGCGCGGCGAGGCAGATGTGATGCTTTCGGGCGGCGCGCACAGCATGATTCATCCGTTCGGTGTGACGGGGTTCAATCTGCTCACAGCGCTCTCGGAAAACAACGCAGCTCCGGAAAAGGCGTCGCGGCCGTTTGACCTGAATCGCGATGGTTTTGTGCTTGGTGAAGGTGCCGGCATGGTCATTCTCGAAGAACTCGAACATGCCAAAAGCCGAGGTGCGGAAATCTACGGCGAGATTCGCGGGTACGGCTCGACCGCTGACGCTTATCGAATCACAGATATCCATCCGGAAGGTCGCGGTGCCATCAGTTGCATCCGAATGGCGCTCAGAGATGCGGAAGTGAATCCCGAAGAAGTCGGCTATGTCAATGCTCACGGCACCAGCACGAAGGTCAATGACCTCGTAGAAACGATGGCGATCAAGGGCGGACTCGGTGAACACGCCCGAAAGACTCCGGTTTCCAGTATCAAAAGTATGATGGGACATCTGATCGCCGCGGCCGGCAGCGTCGAAGCAATTACGTGTCTGCTGGCGATCCGCGACGGTGTTCTGCCGCCGACCATTAACTACGAAACACCGGACCCGGAGTGTGACCTTGATTACATTCCAAACCAGGCGCGAGAATCCAGGATCCGCGTTGCACTTTCCAACAGCTTCGGATTCGGCGGACAGAATGTGTCGCTGATCGTTTCCAGCTTTCGGACATAA
- a CDS encoding 3-hydroxyacyl-ACP dehydratase FabZ family protein, whose translation MRWYWVDRFIEFESGNRAKAVKNVSLAEEHLHDHFPGFPVMPASLMIEGMAQTGGILLGEKNNFEYNVILAKVPKVEFHSWACPGDQLIYSAVLQESRAEGGSVTVTATVGDRLVAECEIVFVHLSSDDPQLSRIDQKNFVFRMNLLDILTVGNAGTGEADHSPGESSGDQRK comes from the coding sequence ATGAGGTGGTATTGGGTCGACCGATTCATCGAGTTCGAATCCGGCAATCGTGCCAAAGCCGTGAAGAACGTTTCGCTTGCCGAGGAACACCTGCACGACCATTTTCCGGGCTTTCCCGTAATGCCGGCCTCACTGATGATTGAAGGAATGGCTCAGACCGGCGGCATTCTGCTCGGAGAAAAGAACAATTTCGAATACAACGTGATTCTTGCCAAAGTTCCCAAAGTGGAGTTTCACAGTTGGGCCTGTCCGGGCGACCAGTTGATTTACTCTGCCGTGCTGCAGGAAAGTCGCGCGGAAGGCGGCTCTGTTACCGTCACTGCGACGGTGGGTGATCGGCTTGTCGCGGAGTGCGAAATTGTTTTTGTGCACTTGTCTTCTGATGACCCTCAACTGAGTCGGATCGATCAGAAGAATTTCGTGTTTCGGATGAATCTGCTGGATATCCTGACCGTCGGAAACGCGGGCACCGGAGAAGCCGATCACTCACCGGGTGAGTCGTCCGGCGATCAGAGAAAGTAA
- a CDS encoding efflux RND transporter periplasmic adaptor subunit produces the protein MSKFRVRAPSQLLLAAVAALLAAAPSPVFGQEDSRIEGFTEPYADLRLAAAEMGTVAEVAAREGDQVSAGQLLASLDDAVLKAALEVARAGMQSVGALNSAMADLKIRKTELEKLTELRERNHASQQEVDRVAGEIAVAEARVQAVREELEIKRLEFERIKAQLGQRQIRTPISGVVVEVFKDQGEFVSPTDPVVARVVQLDPLLVVFSIPVEHRGAVSKGQSVPMQIGTSAAVAEGIVEYVSPAADASSGTVRVKVKLPNPAGKWHSGEKSVLLLDGLQRTTEVAAPEIVKRGQ, from the coding sequence ATGTCGAAGTTTCGTGTCAGAGCTCCATCGCAACTGCTGCTTGCTGCCGTCGCCGCATTACTCGCTGCCGCGCCGAGTCCGGTATTCGGCCAGGAGGATTCGCGGATTGAAGGATTCACCGAACCGTATGCCGACCTGCGGCTGGCGGCCGCGGAGATGGGAACGGTGGCCGAGGTGGCGGCCAGGGAAGGCGATCAGGTTTCGGCGGGACAACTGCTGGCCAGTCTGGACGACGCCGTGCTGAAGGCTGCTCTGGAGGTTGCGCGAGCGGGAATGCAGAGCGTCGGGGCTCTGAATTCGGCGATGGCCGATCTAAAGATCCGCAAGACCGAACTGGAAAAACTCACAGAACTGCGGGAGCGGAATCATGCCAGCCAGCAGGAAGTCGATCGGGTTGCTGGTGAGATCGCCGTGGCGGAAGCCAGAGTCCAGGCAGTTCGGGAAGAACTGGAAATCAAACGACTGGAGTTCGAACGGATCAAAGCTCAACTCGGCCAGCGGCAGATTCGAACACCGATCAGCGGCGTTGTTGTGGAGGTCTTCAAGGATCAGGGTGAGTTTGTTTCGCCGACGGACCCGGTTGTTGCCCGGGTCGTGCAACTGGACCCTCTGCTGGTTGTCTTCTCCATACCTGTCGAGCATCGAGGAGCCGTCAGCAAAGGTCAGTCTGTTCCCATGCAGATCGGCACTTCAGCGGCCGTCGCTGAGGGGATTGTGGAATATGTCTCACCCGCTGCCGACGCGTCCAGCGGAACCGTTCGCGTCAAGGTGAAGCTTCCGAACCCTGCGGGAAAATGGCACAGCGGTGAGAAATCCGTCTTGTTGCTGGATGGACTGCAGCGGACAACCGAAGTTGCTGCGCCGGAAATTGTGAAGCGCGGCCAATGA
- a CDS encoding efflux RND transporter periplasmic adaptor subunit, translating to MIAPGNSSLTADPESAESRKQNRFALSGGALQQADPLPQLASQLHDAQQTARDLAALIELVERLQSATDIKRGCHRLVDELRLHLQADHVAVGICDPAGSRDDRLSAPVQSPSSVVCRVQAISGQPSIDPTSEICRLSEAVLQESVARSAASAWPPGGTGNRHALLAHRQFVDHHRLAAVVGTPLRDGENRCVGAVFAAFGNREQSACVQDSVANSPAERPDDVSRASRFLAAAEPMLATTLSLMMRSNESPLRVAANGLRTAFCNGRLRTASVIAGIVLTILLLPMQYNVQCESELQPAERRYVAAPFDGPLEECFVQPGDYVESDQLLARMDGREIHWELAGLKADLGRATNERNSKLADHEFGDAEIARHEVRRLQNRSELLVHRDNNLEVRSPVSGIVISGDHKDAEGVPLETGQSLFEIAPLDRMIIEVAVPEDDVRWVREGQPVSLFLNAMPSADIAATICRIHPRAELRDNENVFVAEAEIDNSQLQLKPGMRGRAKIAAGRYPLGWNLFHKPVAHLAGWLGW from the coding sequence ATGATAGCGCCTGGAAACTCATCTCTGACGGCCGACCCGGAGTCAGCGGAGTCGAGGAAGCAGAATCGTTTCGCGTTGAGTGGCGGAGCACTGCAGCAGGCTGATCCACTGCCGCAACTGGCTTCGCAACTGCATGACGCGCAGCAGACGGCTCGGGACCTGGCTGCGCTGATTGAACTCGTCGAACGGCTGCAATCGGCCACCGATATTAAACGCGGCTGCCATCGGCTTGTGGATGAACTCAGGCTGCACCTGCAGGCTGACCATGTGGCAGTCGGAATTTGCGACCCGGCGGGCTCTCGCGACGATCGTCTGTCAGCGCCCGTCCAATCACCGTCATCGGTGGTCTGTCGTGTTCAGGCAATTTCCGGACAACCGAGCATCGATCCGACATCGGAAATCTGCCGATTGTCGGAAGCCGTTTTGCAGGAAAGCGTGGCGCGGTCAGCCGCTTCTGCGTGGCCACCCGGCGGCACCGGAAATCGCCACGCGCTGCTGGCTCACCGCCAGTTCGTGGATCATCACAGACTGGCGGCGGTCGTCGGGACTCCACTGCGGGACGGCGAGAATCGCTGCGTCGGAGCGGTCTTCGCGGCATTCGGCAACCGCGAACAATCGGCCTGTGTTCAGGACTCGGTCGCGAACTCGCCCGCTGAAAGGCCAGACGACGTTTCTCGTGCGTCGCGATTTCTGGCGGCGGCGGAACCAATGCTGGCGACGACTCTTTCGCTGATGATGCGGTCGAATGAGTCGCCGCTTCGGGTCGCTGCGAATGGCCTTCGAACTGCCTTCTGCAACGGACGTCTTCGAACCGCCTCGGTCATCGCGGGTATCGTCCTGACGATTCTGCTGCTGCCGATGCAGTACAACGTCCAATGTGAAAGCGAGCTGCAGCCGGCGGAACGCCGTTACGTGGCGGCCCCGTTTGACGGACCGCTGGAAGAATGTTTTGTTCAACCGGGCGACTACGTCGAATCGGATCAGTTGCTGGCTCGCATGGACGGTCGCGAAATCCACTGGGAACTGGCGGGATTAAAGGCCGATCTTGGCCGAGCCACCAATGAGCGAAATTCGAAGCTGGCGGACCATGAATTCGGCGATGCCGAAATCGCGCGTCACGAGGTGCGGCGACTGCAGAACAGGTCGGAGCTGCTGGTTCATCGCGACAACAATCTGGAAGTCCGAAGTCCGGTAAGCGGCATTGTCATCAGCGGCGACCACAAGGACGCCGAAGGAGTTCCGCTGGAGACCGGGCAGTCGCTGTTCGAAATCGCTCCTCTGGACCGCATGATCATCGAAGTCGCTGTTCCGGAAGACGATGTTCGCTGGGTCCGCGAAGGACAGCCGGTGTCACTGTTTCTGAATGCCATGCCGTCGGCCGACATTGCAGCAACGATCTGCAGGATTCATCCGCGAGCTGAACTGCGCGACAACGAAAACGTGTTTGTCGCGGAAGCCGAGATCGACAACTCACAACTGCAGCTTAAGCCCGGCATGAGAGGCCGCGCGAAGATCGCTGCCGGTCGTTATCCGCTGGGCTGGAACCTGTTTCATAAGCCGGTCGCTCATCTGGCGGGATGGCTGGGATGGTGA
- a CDS encoding secretin N-terminal domain-containing protein: MQFGRIQKCSVFLIAGMSLLWTLESTTFAQGRGGSETDLLRREEVHSELGLSDDQSARLTELQSKFNPGRDAFTAFAEKLREAKTEDERNKLRQEMQDATVQARLKFDEQAVGVLNDLQKKKLRGLSLTSAGFRAFADDRIAAEYELTDEQKEKIAELTEQRREASRALGFDSTDEQREKFNAEWQEKLSAVLTAEQKTKYEAQLAQAPTPDTDNSAVAAAADTGNESATDNGTATVRPVESNEPPPGETAVASFGDGPRRYDGLVDKFRFNFRFAKWDEVLEMFADGAGLTLDLHRTPPGTFSHLDDNWYSARKALDIMNGYLLRKGYVMVKKDNFLIVWNIDDGVPPSLIPEVSVEELLQMDDELRVGDNELVSVVIPVEGLETSRLAKEVEALLGPWGSMIALTESGTLIITDIGSNLRRIHRLIVAAMDHDADKLIFKPYQLTYIDVEEAELQVMGMFGMKQAAQNMSQANEPSRFGRGRSQPTAPAAPTPPATSAGLMIMPDLRMNTLYVTGTAVQHALVEDILKTMDVGFDRDGNPIKRTGRKGTYLEVYKVSSSDAGEVAKTITAMSLPGVTVLNEDRRNGTISIMATERQHQELAVLIRQIDNGSGAASVAVYPLGKMDPLAAAATLRSLFVKDGDSGPTIETDLYGRRLILRGTIEQIAQIKAVLVDLGEDGSPPERRVQVGNVRRYSLQGRNAGEFLDLLEQEWQRNEPNPIRIEIPAQSSPIRGIETPERNARPEREANRRGDDRDDTDPFTSFLNESQYQPVRMSASAAGSATSRQDQTNPAQVMITVIGDELILSSSDEKALDRLEELLEMLNQSLPFRTTWTVFYLQSADASEAADMLVQIFPNSSVAKTTASTGSSFLGTLGNSFSSLGSSLADATGLGGLGADPTTLQIIPDVRSNSLFISGTDSMLRDVREVLRVLDSNEIPESLRDMRPRTIEVRYGDIDAIASIVKDVYKPLMEPPQTNNGRGQNPLAAMLGQGGGQEAAQIRMTLGVDRQTSSLIVSSSEDVFLGVEEMVKGLDESARAANRMISVVQLKNADATMVQSSISSLLPRVTISSSTATGGTSSAGSSGSNTSQDAAADAFRQQMQQRFGGFGGRGGFGGGGTGGFGGGGFGGRGGGGFGGGGFGGGGRGGTGGIQRGGGGGRGGRGGQ, from the coding sequence ATGCAATTCGGCCGAATTCAAAAATGCAGTGTGTTTCTGATCGCCGGAATGTCGCTTTTGTGGACGCTGGAATCCACGACGTTCGCTCAGGGGCGCGGTGGCAGCGAAACAGACCTGCTGCGACGGGAGGAGGTACATTCGGAACTCGGCCTGTCCGATGATCAGTCCGCACGGCTGACGGAGCTACAGAGCAAGTTCAATCCGGGACGGGACGCGTTCACGGCGTTTGCGGAGAAACTGCGCGAAGCCAAGACTGAAGACGAACGAAACAAACTGCGCCAGGAAATGCAGGACGCCACAGTTCAGGCTCGTTTGAAATTCGATGAACAGGCGGTCGGTGTCCTGAATGACCTGCAAAAGAAGAAGCTGCGGGGTCTATCCCTGACCAGCGCTGGTTTTCGAGCTTTCGCGGATGATCGGATTGCCGCTGAATATGAATTGACTGACGAGCAGAAAGAGAAAATCGCCGAACTGACCGAACAGCGACGCGAAGCTTCACGGGCGCTGGGTTTTGACTCGACTGACGAACAGCGAGAGAAGTTCAATGCAGAATGGCAGGAAAAACTCAGCGCCGTGCTGACGGCGGAACAGAAGACGAAGTACGAAGCACAGCTTGCTCAGGCCCCGACACCTGATACTGACAATTCCGCGGTCGCGGCCGCTGCCGACACCGGTAACGAATCCGCGACGGACAACGGAACGGCAACGGTCCGTCCGGTCGAATCCAATGAGCCTCCGCCGGGCGAAACCGCGGTCGCCAGCTTCGGAGACGGACCACGTCGCTACGACGGCCTGGTCGATAAGTTCCGCTTCAATTTTCGCTTCGCAAAGTGGGACGAGGTGCTGGAAATGTTTGCTGACGGTGCCGGCCTGACGCTGGACCTGCATCGCACTCCGCCGGGAACCTTCAGCCATCTGGACGACAACTGGTACAGCGCTCGCAAGGCTCTGGACATCATGAACGGCTACCTTCTGCGGAAGGGCTACGTCATGGTGAAGAAGGATAATTTCCTGATTGTCTGGAATATCGACGACGGCGTTCCTCCGAGCTTGATTCCAGAAGTCAGCGTCGAAGAACTGCTGCAGATGGATGATGAATTGCGAGTCGGCGACAACGAACTGGTGTCCGTGGTGATTCCCGTCGAAGGTCTGGAAACGTCACGTCTGGCCAAGGAAGTCGAAGCGCTGCTGGGACCGTGGGGCAGCATGATCGCTCTGACCGAATCCGGCACGCTGATCATCACGGACATCGGCTCCAATCTTCGGCGAATTCATCGTCTAATCGTGGCGGCCATGGATCACGACGCGGACAAGCTGATTTTCAAGCCCTACCAGCTCACGTACATCGACGTCGAAGAAGCCGAACTTCAGGTGATGGGCATGTTCGGCATGAAACAGGCGGCTCAGAACATGAGTCAGGCGAATGAACCGTCGCGGTTCGGCCGCGGCCGCTCACAGCCGACGGCTCCGGCGGCACCGACGCCTCCCGCGACTTCCGCCGGACTGATGATCATGCCCGATCTTCGCATGAACACGCTGTACGTCACGGGCACCGCCGTACAGCACGCTCTGGTCGAAGACATCCTGAAGACGATGGACGTTGGCTTTGATCGTGACGGAAACCCCATCAAGCGGACCGGCCGCAAGGGAACCTATCTGGAAGTTTACAAGGTTTCGTCGTCGGACGCGGGAGAAGTCGCCAAGACGATTACGGCCATGAGTCTGCCGGGCGTCACGGTGCTGAACGAAGATCGTCGCAATGGCACGATTTCGATTATGGCGACCGAACGGCAGCATCAGGAACTGGCAGTATTGATTCGCCAGATTGATAACGGCAGCGGAGCGGCATCGGTCGCCGTATATCCGCTGGGCAAGATGGACCCGCTGGCCGCGGCTGCGACTTTACGTTCGCTGTTTGTGAAGGACGGCGACAGTGGTCCGACCATCGAAACGGATCTGTACGGTCGCCGCCTGATTCTGCGGGGAACGATTGAACAGATCGCTCAGATCAAGGCCGTGCTGGTTGATCTTGGCGAAGACGGTTCACCGCCCGAACGGCGTGTTCAGGTGGGCAATGTCCGTCGCTATTCGCTGCAGGGCCGCAATGCGGGTGAGTTTCTGGATCTGCTGGAACAGGAATGGCAGCGCAACGAGCCCAACCCGATTCGCATCGAAATCCCGGCGCAGAGCAGTCCCATTCGCGGCATCGAGACTCCCGAACGAAATGCCCGCCCCGAACGTGAAGCCAACCGCCGGGGTGACGATCGTGACGACACGGATCCGTTCACGTCATTCCTGAACGAGTCGCAGTACCAGCCGGTCAGAATGTCCGCGTCGGCGGCGGGCTCCGCGACGTCGCGGCAGGATCAGACAAATCCTGCACAGGTGATGATCACTGTGATCGGAGACGAGTTGATTCTGAGCTCCAGTGACGAGAAAGCCCTGGATCGGCTGGAGGAACTGCTTGAGATGCTCAACCAGTCGCTGCCGTTCCGGACGACCTGGACGGTGTTTTATTTGCAGTCCGCTGACGCGTCGGAGGCGGCTGACATGCTGGTTCAGATTTTTCCCAACAGCTCCGTCGCCAAAACCACCGCGTCGACGGGAAGCAGTTTTCTGGGGACTCTGGGCAACAGCTTCTCTTCACTGGGGAGCAGTCTTGCCGACGCGACAGGCCTGGGCGGGCTGGGGGCCGATCCGACAACGCTGCAGATCATTCCCGACGTGCGCTCGAATTCGCTGTTTATCTCGGGAACCGATTCGATGCTGCGTGACGTTCGCGAAGTGCTGAGAGTGCTGGATTCCAACGAAATTCCGGAATCGCTGCGTGACATGCGGCCGCGCACGATTGAAGTTCGCTATGGCGACATCGATGCAATCGCCAGCATCGTGAAAGATGTTTACAAGCCGCTGATGGAACCACCGCAAACCAACAACGGCCGCGGACAGAATCCTCTGGCTGCAATGCTTGGCCAGGGCGGAGGCCAGGAGGCCGCACAGATTCGCATGACTCTGGGAGTCGACAGGCAGACCAGCAGTCTGATTGTCTCATCCAGCGAAGATGTTTTCCTGGGTGTTGAAGAAATGGTGAAAGGACTGGACGAATCTGCCCGAGCCGCGAATCGCATGATTAGCGTGGTGCAGCTAAAGAATGCGGATGCGACCATGGTGCAAAGTTCGATCTCATCCCTGCTTCCGAGAGTCACCATCAGCAGCAGCACGGCAACAGGCGGCACATCGTCCGCGGGTTCCAGCGGCTCGAACACGTCGCAGGACGCCGCAGCCGATGCGTTTCGGCAGCAGATGCAGCAGCGGTTCGGCGGATTTGGCGGGCGCGGCGGCTTCGGCGGGGGAGGTACGGGCGGCTTCGGCGGTGGCGGTTTTGGAGGTCGTGGTGGCGGCGGGTTTGGTGGAGGAGGATTCGGTGGAGGAGGGCGCGGCGGCACGGGCGGCATCCAGCGCGGTGGTGGAGGCGGTCGCGGGGGACGTGGCGGACAGTAG
- a CDS encoding acyl carrier protein — protein sequence MASEEEIFDTVRDTLVDALGVDDDEVTPEATLIGDLGAESIDFLDIVFRLEKNFDIKIPRGELFPENLAAADSGFVADGKVTEGGIAQLREKMPHADIDSFAKDPQVSRISDLFTVDMICRFVASRLG from the coding sequence ATGGCATCCGAAGAAGAGATCTTTGACACGGTTCGCGACACACTTGTCGACGCTTTGGGCGTTGATGACGACGAAGTGACGCCGGAAGCCACCTTGATCGGCGACCTGGGGGCCGAATCAATTGACTTTCTGGACATCGTTTTCCGGCTCGAAAAGAATTTCGACATCAAGATCCCGCGAGGAGAGTTGTTTCCGGAAAATCTCGCCGCAGCGGATTCGGGATTCGTCGCCGATGGCAAGGTCACGGAAGGCGGTATTGCCCAGCTGCGAGAAAAGATGCCGCATGCCGACATCGACAGCTTCGCGAAGGACCCGCAGGTCAGCAGGATTTCTGATCTGTTCACAGTGGACATGATCTGTCGATTCGTAGCGTCTCGACTTGGCTAA
- a CDS encoding alpha/beta fold hydrolase translates to MHFVWIILVLLTLAAFVDFAYRRFASRRIQKIFENVPPFVIVPAERTPDAVELRIPASDGLTLSGSLFVPLCDHPRSLVIFFPPLNGSHWMAPRYCQAILDDGHAVLGFDFRNQGESDDQDGYSPIHWITEFEMADAAAVLEFVESHPKLSRLPLAAFGVSRGGAAALVAACRYPGIRSVIADSAYGTTSMTKRFVRRFGRYVIPERAFNLLPDWHIDQTLRQAVGLSETARNCRYVHVEQECLHRDPDTPVLLISGGRDSYVTADVAMDLAACFGGDDCLWVVEKARHNMARSVLQQEYDERIVRHITRSMNQPASSEVSPGGQRISSHNRAAAAS, encoded by the coding sequence GTGCACTTTGTGTGGATCATTCTGGTTCTGCTGACGCTGGCTGCATTCGTCGACTTTGCCTATCGGCGGTTTGCCAGCCGTCGGATTCAGAAGATCTTCGAGAACGTGCCTCCCTTTGTCATCGTACCGGCCGAGCGTACGCCTGATGCCGTGGAGCTGCGCATTCCGGCGTCCGACGGACTGACGTTGTCCGGCAGTCTGTTCGTTCCCCTGTGTGATCACCCACGCTCACTGGTCATCTTCTTTCCGCCGCTGAACGGCAGTCACTGGATGGCACCGCGATACTGCCAGGCGATCCTCGACGATGGCCACGCCGTCCTTGGATTTGATTTTCGCAACCAGGGAGAAAGCGATGACCAGGACGGTTACTCACCGATTCACTGGATCACAGAATTCGAAATGGCCGACGCCGCTGCTGTTCTGGAATTCGTGGAGTCACATCCGAAGCTGAGCAGACTGCCACTGGCAGCGTTTGGTGTCAGCCGCGGCGGTGCGGCTGCACTCGTCGCCGCCTGTCGATATCCGGGAATTCGGTCAGTGATCGCCGACAGCGCTTACGGAACGACGTCGATGACCAAGCGCTTCGTTCGTCGGTTCGGTCGCTATGTCATTCCCGAACGAGCATTCAACCTGCTCCCGGATTGGCATATTGACCAGACTCTGCGGCAGGCGGTGGGGCTCAGTGAAACTGCCCGCAACTGCCGGTACGTGCATGTGGAACAGGAATGTCTGCATCGCGACCCTGACACGCCCGTCCTGCTGATTTCCGGCGGAAGGGACTCCTATGTGACAGCCGATGTCGCAATGGACCTTGCCGCGTGCTTCGGCGGTGACGACTGCCTGTGGGTCGTGGAAAAAGCGAGACACAATATGGCTCGATCTGTCCTTCAACAGGAATACGACGAACGAATCGTCCGGCACATCACTCGGTCGATGAACCAGCCAGCGTCGTCCGAAGTGTCGCCCGGCGGACAACGAATATCCTCACACAACCGGGCCGCAGCAGCCTCGTAG
- a CDS encoding GYF domain-containing protein produces MANGWYYQMLGEEFGPVPESEIRQLIDIGTLSDDDLIRRENQRNWMAASQMQTAATVSSSGDEPAELGDLSELSFSFEEASELPEIEDDSSLLQMDEIKFEDETTRPQARPKSSVVETAEESDSWYYDSMGDVMGPMSMRMLIRMAEKGMLGESDKVRSGESGDWTIATDVPELAASFLSSLETQDVPPSRAKTTAPAKTERPSKKSPTGSEHSKSGRPARPAPRSEAGRKPGRKKKKSAAADVSEDLFNEVFSEESPAPRSTMAAKAPVLSEATEAADTEIEPAPKHSPAAASAIPSNSPMQSIVAAASEKSLPKKKPPKQKREFSVPSFNMPEPKTLGIGAGVLVVVLLIAGFFTGTISLSMLGFSPNAKSALTRFRTEYKALAASSISNDSWKAFGDRVRPVLRQVQDAIGANESRTTEDEMYGRACGVMLRLVNVRASDSEKQAEIFKEFEELMGSE; encoded by the coding sequence ATGGCGAACGGTTGGTACTATCAGATGCTTGGTGAAGAATTCGGACCCGTGCCGGAAAGCGAAATCAGGCAGCTCATCGACATCGGCACGCTGAGTGACGACGACCTGATTCGTCGTGAAAACCAGCGGAACTGGATGGCCGCCAGCCAGATGCAGACCGCCGCAACTGTTTCCTCGTCCGGCGATGAACCCGCGGAACTCGGCGATCTTTCTGAACTGTCATTTTCGTTCGAAGAGGCTTCGGAATTGCCCGAAATCGAAGATGACTCCAGCCTGCTGCAAATGGACGAAATCAAGTTCGAAGATGAAACGACGCGTCCGCAGGCCCGACCGAAATCCAGCGTCGTCGAAACGGCGGAAGAGTCCGATTCGTGGTACTACGACTCCATGGGAGACGTGATGGGACCGATGTCCATGCGGATGCTGATCCGCATGGCCGAAAAAGGAATGCTCGGAGAATCCGACAAAGTCCGCAGCGGCGAATCCGGCGACTGGACGATCGCAACCGACGTTCCCGAACTGGCCGCTTCCTTCCTGAGTTCCCTGGAAACGCAGGATGTGCCGCCGTCGAGGGCGAAGACCACTGCGCCGGCGAAAACCGAAAGACCCTCGAAGAAGTCACCGACCGGCTCAGAACACTCGAAATCCGGACGTCCTGCCCGGCCGGCGCCGCGCTCGGAGGCTGGAAGGAAGCCCGGTCGGAAAAAGAAAAAGTCTGCCGCCGCCGACGTTTCTGAAGACCTGTTCAACGAAGTGTTTTCCGAAGAATCGCCTGCCCCCCGAAGTACCATGGCCGCCAAGGCTCCCGTACTCAGCGAAGCCACGGAAGCGGCTGATACAGAGATTGAACCGGCACCGAAACATTCTCCCGCAGCGGCTTCTGCAATTCCTTCGAATTCGCCAATGCAGTCAATCGTTGCCGCAGCGTCTGAAAAATCGCTGCCGAAGAAGAAACCACCGAAACAAAAGCGCGAATTCTCTGTGCCGTCCTTCAACATGCCGGAACCAAAGACACTGGGCATCGGTGCGGGAGTCCTGGTTGTTGTGCTGCTGATCGCGGGTTTCTTCACCGGCACGATTTCGCTGTCGATGCTCGGGTTTTCGCCGAATGCAAAATCTGCGCTCACGCGATTCCGCACTGAATACAAGGCCCTGGCGGCTTCCAGTATTTCCAACGATTCCTGGAAGGCATTCGGCGACCGGGTGCGTCCGGTCCTGCGACAGGTTCAGGACGCCATCGGCGCCAATGAATCAAGGACGACCGAAGACGAAATGTACGGTCGTGCCTGCGGCGTGATGCTCCGACTTGTCAACGTGCGAGCTTCGGACTCCGAAAAACAGGCGGAGATCTTCAAAGAGTTCGAAGAACTCATGGGTAGCGAATAG